In one Sphingomonas sanguinis genomic region, the following are encoded:
- a CDS encoding TIR domain-containing protein, which translates to MAKTRLFISFDYDHDETLKTFLVGQARNADSPFELADWSIKEHIDGDWKAKARSRIRATDVVCVICGQHTDTANGVSAEVTIAQEEGKPYFLLNGYSGKTGKKPKSARAGDKVYEWTWDNLKKLVGGAR; encoded by the coding sequence ATGGCGAAGACCAGGCTGTTCATCAGCTTCGACTACGATCACGACGAGACGCTCAAGACCTTCCTCGTCGGACAGGCGAGGAACGCCGACAGTCCGTTCGAACTGGCCGACTGGTCGATAAAGGAGCACATCGACGGCGACTGGAAGGCGAAGGCCCGCAGCCGCATCCGTGCGACCGACGTGGTCTGCGTGATCTGCGGGCAGCATACGGACACCGCGAACGGCGTCAGTGCCGAGGTCACGATCGCACAGGAGGAAGGCAAGCCCTACTTCCTCCTCAATGGCTACTCGGGAAAGACCGGCAAGAAGCCGAAGTCCGCGAGGGCCGGCGACAAGGTCTACGAATGGACCTGGGACAACCTCAAGAAGCTTGTCGGGGGCGCGCGCTGA